gaataatacttttgagcattgtgagtttaccagccttttccttctcaagaaattcagacagttgaacccagaagtttacttacactgtataaacgacacataacccttttttaaatttacacgatctgacattaaatctggcaatgcttctcctgttttatgtcagttaagatgaccaaaattatctttaaatgccagaataacgaaagagagattttttttaatagaatttttattattttcttcacaatcagaagtttgcatccactaagattgctatgccttaaagatgatgatgtcctgactttgaaagcttttgatagattaagatgtattttcaggcacacctcaaacacactgcttccttgtgtgacgacattagaaaatctaaaaaaatcagccaagacatcaggaagacatttgtgggcctccacaggtgtggttcatccttgggtgcagtttccagattgctgtggtttgacgtttatctgtccaaacaattacatgcacagatcaacaccatgggaatgtcaagccatcctactgctcaagatggagattggttaaggttagaattgttttggagggaaatgtgctcatcaagcccagaacaaaagcaaatgaCCTTTCAGGAcatgggggtggcagcaccatgttgtgggagtgttttgctgtaggagggactggtgcacttcacaaaataaatggcataaagaggatagaacattatgtggaattattgaagcaacatcagccagcaaatgaaagcttgggcaCAAGTGGGTCTTTCAAATGGACAAGGACAGTGCTGGTgcaaatctgacactgtcctggAAAAACTGTTCACTACTGACTGagaactgctttctgtttcactgtgccctCCATATCTGCCTCAGAAGTTTCCCCAAATATTTTTGAAACTTGTCTTTATCCAtccaaaggccagtgaaataaatgcctgtgagcttatccatcaggtcatccagagaccactgcacactaaaacacacactgagagacttcCATCAGTACATCACATGTCCTACTGGACGTGACAAAATCTTTGATCTCTGTTTGAACAgtgtgaaaggtgcttctcctctgggttcctctgaccacaactgcatcctccttatccctgtctaccactgtactgaagcaaggcaaagtgcagaacatcagagtgaaagtttgtcacactctgcagggatgtctggaggttactgactgggaggtgtttaaggagtcctcagctgatattgatgaaccgactgatgttgtgagcagctgggtcacgtactgtgaaaccagtgttattcctgataaaactgttaaactatatccaaacactaagccatggctttctaagaagcttaaagacctactgtacagaaagaaaacagtcttcagagaaggaaatacactaaatctgtataaccgacagaaggaaataaagtaggagatcaggacccacaaaagacaatacaaagacaaacttgagtctcagctcaaaatgaacaacctcagttcagtctgggacggcatgaatctgatcactgggactaattaatgtgtcaatgagagagttcagctcagtggttataattctgatttagagctggctcaaagtctaaacagtttttatgtcaggtttgactcccatgattttagggctaaacatgctgagactaaaaactgtctcatgtcagcgtctccacagaatccctttcttgatgtgggcaatgtaatctggtgtctcaaacagtacagaccaaagaaaagtcctctacctgattacatcggtggccgtttattgaaaacttttactacgtctgactaaatgaccaagattgctgccgatgtccctgtctgtcttatgttttgtttgatttttctttaaatggcttttattttgcttgtaattgttttactgtgttttttacatttttcaaacatttcctttaatcgttgctatttctttaactgttttactgttttgttgcttttgttgtttgatggtgaacgcttgtgtaactgctgcacaacaaattgcccgggtcgttggggtcaaatccagaattcagtggcagaattacagatctttCCTGGACTTGTATCAAATTCTGATCCCCTAAGAAAAActagaaagtgttggtggtctgaattgaccctgctgccattaagacctTAATGtggacattgatgttgtatgcttttcatattgtacatttctccagtaatgtaacttaacggaaagtctggggatgaagagatcctggtggtacaatcccatcagtcccagctctgctttgcttttcacggTGATGGACAGATTTTACTACCCTATATTCTCAAACTaccgtgcagaaagctgaaaactatcggcctgtgaaaatagttttgttgacattgtgagtgtgctgttgacacatttctaggtttctaatgacaaagctgctagcatgtctgcagattcttaaTCTtgtttcagcttcatgtccaacTACATAGAACTGAGACTTTTAGGTtcaattttttcatgattgctcttccatcactgcctctgtttttatctttgtcttttgctgcagaaatgtaaacacagcaatggagtgagatgtgggacctctgaggaggatatggatggttcagcaacaacagcaaaaagagatgaatcactcagttgtgagcaatgtggcaagacttttatcacagcaagaaagctaagaattcacaaacgtattcaCATTGTGGaaaaaccattcagctgtgatcagtgtggaaaagcttttactctgaagagtACTCTAATGAGCCATCAACTtgttcacagtggagttaaaccattcaactgtgatcagtgtggaaaagcttttactcagaagggtcacttaaaaagccatcaactcattcacagtggagtaaaaccattcagctgtgatcaatgtggaaaggcttttaatCAGAAGAGTAATCTaacaagccatcaactcattcacagtggagttaaaccattaagctgtgatcaatgtggaaaggcttttattcACAAGGGTcagttaaaaagtcatcaactcattcacagtggagttaaaccattcagctgtaaTCATTGTGGAACGGCTTTTACACACAAGAGTACTCTAgcaaatcatcaactcattcacagtggagtgaaattgttcagctgtgatcagtgtggaaaggcttttactaccAAGAAAACGTTAAGAGATCAtaaactcattcacagtggagttaaaccattcaactgtgatcagtgtggaaaagcttttactcagaagagtcacttaaaaactcatcaactcattcacagtggagttaaaccattcaactgtgatcagtgtgtgaaaacatttactcaacatgaacagttgttgatccatcaatgcccccattctggtagaaagcagtaccactgtgactcgtgtgaaaaaactttcagctCCCAACAGAGATTAAAacgtcaccaacgcatccacactggacatgatgtgtatGCATGTGATTACTGTGGCAAACCATTTCTATtgtactcacagttaaaagctcatgaagtgacccacactggggttaaaccatacctttgtgaccagtgtgggaaacgctacagctacaTTGCACATCTCAAaattcaccaacgtgtccacactggggagagaccatacagatgtgacgagtgtaagaagacttttacaactttgggttccctgaaacaacaccagcagatccacaccagaaagaaagcattcaatcagtgtcacagtgaggtatgtaaagactggtctcagtcacagtgtacacacaattatgCATTGGATAATTTTGGCTATTGCtgcaaaactgttttgaacaactgtggtcagttgaattctgttaacacattatcagctgtcgttcagtctaacctgtatttgttttgacacattctggtccaggttaatctggggataTATGTTAGATTAGGGCTTCTGACGTAATCagaaaactgaatgttaaattccaacaggtaaaagtgtcttcagatgtcatttggggtgctctctatctcaggcaaggcatcagttcttcaatgctgcaggaaacactgacgttctctgtgtttgtgtgtttgttttccaagcagaacggaacagatggacaaaactctcagacttgtTAGCACTCTGCCAATgctgaacagtgctgctttgaccagtctggaccaggGCCGTGCAGAAACCtttggaggggcaggtgctcaaagTTCAAAGGGGGACACATGGAGCACGAATTTGAAACGCCATAAACACCATACAGAAACATACCTACAATATACCTGGGTGAATTGTAGCAGCAGATATTCTTAaagaatgaaacataaaatcacaatataTGACACACCTGTGTCATTCTCACCTTTTGTGTTCTTTATGATCCAGCTGGTGAGTGATCCACTGCCTTTCGCAGCTTCACGCagctccttttgtttttctttcgaCCTCCTCTCCTTACGAGGCATCTCTGCAAATTGAAATATGATTGATAAACCACAatctgatacacacacacacgcacacgcagtGACATTTCATACCTTTTCAAGACATACACTGTATAACCACAGATTTACTCCATGGGGTTGATTCATAATCTGCCCTTTATTATTcatagtgctaataataaagcgtaaaaaaattatttgatatagaaatcatgtatttaaactgatttgtgcttttattgaatTTGACTATCCACTTTGTGCAAGAGAGCAAGGTTATAAAAGctatgtattttatatttatggatatcatatatattaattttgtgtgtgtgtgtgtatatatatatatatatatatatatatatatatatatatatgtaagtatatacacacacacacacacacacacacacacagacattcagATACAAATGTTCTAAACAAATACTGATATGTTGAAATGAGAGAttgagaaaatcacaattcaaaTTCTTCTAATTGTTACTGTTGTTGTATTTATATTGCAATACAATAATTTCCAGTCCAAAATTAAGTGAATATACATGTACATGGCATAGTTTCAGTGAAATAACATAACCTCTGCCTCATTGCCTCtagaaacacaggaaacacactgcagctcactgacagtaaaataatacatctctctgatgcactttgcccatgacaaaaacatacagaaacaaaaagaagtctGGCACACTTTATCCTCTCAGCACGCTGTGTGGTTAACTAGCGATGTTTAACTAACTATAACTGATGAGAGGTGTGTTAGAGTCAGACACTCACACAGGATGCTCACTTTACTTCGTCAGTCATCTTGCAAGAAAACACCGTGCACAAACGAGTACCGCTGCAAAACATACTGACCGGACCATCAGTTGTCCTTCCCTGAGTCTTCCCTTTCAAGATTAGCAGCACCAGACCGTTGGTTGTCCTCCTTCGGGTCTTTCATTTCTAAATTAGCAGCGCTAACGGTGAGCTTTGGGGCACGTCAGGGCATGTCAGGGCCGTGACTGTCGTCTACCTGGATCATGTGACCGACTGAGGGTAgacctgaattttttttttttgtttgtttgagttatttattattttggacCGCACAGAtttacttacacacacacacacacacacacacacacacacacacacttacaaaaaaaaaactttgacaaaaggGCACTTTGGGCATGAGGTGCAAAAGGGGCAGGTGCTTCAGCCCTCCCAGCCCCCCCTTGCACGTGCCAGGTCTGGACCAAtgtccaaccaacaaggaaccctaTGTATGAACCATTTGTACggtactcacagttaaaagctcatgaagtgacccacactggggttaaaccatacctttgtgatcagtgtgggaaacgctacagctacaTTTCAcacctcaaagttcaccaacgtgtccacactggggagagaccatacagatgtgacgagtgtaagaagacttttagaactttgggttccctgaaacaacaccagcagatccacaccagaaagaaagcattcaatcagtgtcacagtgaggtatgtaaagactggtctgagtcacagtgtacacacaattatgtattggataattttggatattgctgcaaaattgtttcaaaacagttttgaacaactgtggtcgTTTGAATTCTGttcacacattatcagctatcgttcagtctaacctgtattggttttgacacagaaatctggtccaggttaatctggggatgtaggtTGGATTAGGAATTCTGACataatcagacaactgaatgttaaattccaactgtgacgttctctttgttttccaagcagaacggaacagacgttctctgtgtttgtgtgtttattttccaagcagaacggaacagatggacaaaactctgacttgtcagcactctgccaatggtgaacagtgctgctttgaccagtctggaccaacgtccaaccaacaaggaaccctacaacgacaccagcctatgcacactggacacagactgaacccctgccaagaagatttctccatgcagggttcagtaaaagttcatgaagtcctccacaaacttaaagtccttgagatctGGCTTCTCAGAATTCTGGTCTAATTTCTTGTTGAGTGTCTTAGTTGTAAAATctattaagaggaaagctgtcgttaacagacgtgactggtaAATTAATGAAATCATTCAAAGTGGTGattcagttaaatgaattatcagtggtagagggatagacgtctggatggaggcagtgagcagcagggtgAATTTCCAGCTTAATGGTTCCTcagatccctctgggctgcaggaacccgttagatgcagagctggttcagtgattctctgatgattaatcaTAATTATATTGTTAAAACACAAGAATCAATGTTTTGGTTCAAATCACATTGTCTTTGCATGtagctctgtgttttctgctccaggAATTGGGTGATGTGTGCGACCCAGCACCCACAGCTGGTTGCTCATGTTACTTCCATGTGATCTGTCATTAAAACGGCCACATTCTaccataaacactgtaaataataacacaGCTGCTCAAAGTTAAAGGCCAACATACGACCCAAACATGACATGGATTTGGTGCCACTTTCAACTAAGATGATCTCTTCTGTTGAACAAAGCGTtgattgtgaatcttttttccagatatgaagctgctccttccaggtccacagacagtaaacaaaacaaagctctctgtaaaaaccctcagaatgttgaatagaataaatgtggacagtttcatgactggaagagaagatttctggatcattttggtcattttgtgtcagaatgtgtttaattttgatcAGT
This portion of the Acanthochromis polyacanthus isolate Apoly-LR-REF ecotype Palm Island chromosome 22, KAUST_Apoly_ChrSc, whole genome shotgun sequence genome encodes:
- the LOC127531876 gene encoding zinc finger protein 665-like; translated protein: GKTFITARKLRIHKRIHIVEKPFSCDQCGKAFTLKSTLMSHQLVHSGVKPFNCDQCGKAFTQKGHLKSHQLIHSGVKPFSCDQCGKAFNQKSNLTSHQLIHSGVKPLSCDQCGKAFIHKGQLKSHQLIHSGVKPFSCNHCGTAFTHKSTLANHQLIHSGVKLFSCDQCGKAFTTKKTLRDHKLIHSGVKPFNCDQCGKAFTQKSHLKTHQLIHSGVKPFNCDQCVKTFTQHEQLLIHQCPHSGRKQYHCDSCEKTFSSQQRLKRHQRIHTGHDVYACDYCGKPFLLYSQLKAHEVTHTGVKPYLCDQCGKRYSYIAHLKIHQRVHTGERPYRCDECKKTFTTLGSLKQHQQIHTRKKAFNQCHSENGTDGQNSQTC